The following proteins are co-located in the Palaemon carinicauda isolate YSFRI2023 chromosome 30, ASM3689809v2, whole genome shotgun sequence genome:
- the LOC137623569 gene encoding uncharacterized protein: MNTDQKDNVEDNGDAKEKLRTLKNNHTAALSALTKKQNEVSKCMEKPDNLHLVKTGIEEFEEGLKKYKDCHSDYLSQLPVNEHQSEIKRFEDKELSAIGFRLQVHKWIATTEANLQDFMDGSSLRSRSHKSRRSVKSTASSVKSSLIQEKAKLAGLLAQRALLEKQTEIAQQQAELKAKEDLLKLDGEIEAARARKKVF, from the coding sequence ATGAATACGGATCAGAAGGACAACGTAGAAGACAATGGCGATGCCAAGGAGAAGTTACGCACCCTCAAGAACAACCATACTGCTGCTCTCTCTGCCCTCACAAAGAAACAGAATGAAGTCAGCAAGTGTATGGAGAAGCCTGATAATCTCCATTTAGTAAAGACAGGCATTGAGGAGTTTGAGGAAGGGTTAAAGAAGTACAAAGACTGCCACAGTGATTACTTGTCTCAACTACCTGTCAACGAGCACCAGtcagaaatcaaaaggtttgaaGATAAAGAATTGTCTGCCATAGGATTCAGATTACAGGTGCATAAATGGATAGCCACAACAGAAGCAAATTTGCAGGATTTTATGGACGGATCTTCACTGCGGAGCAGGTCACATAAATCCAGGAGGTCAGTTAAAAGCACGGCATCAAGTGTAAAGTCTTCTCTCATACAGGAGAAGGCAAAGTTAGCTGGTTTGCTTGCACAGAGGGCACTGCTTGAGAAACAAACAGAAATAGCCCAACAACAGGCAGAATTAAAAGCCAAGGAAGATTTGTTAAAGTTGGATGGTGAAATTGAAGCAGCAAGGGCGAGGAAGAAGGTGTTCTag
- the LOC137623570 gene encoding uncharacterized protein: MAPAPESFYQSQQQLAAAMMLPHAEVTKFCGDLLEFASFMLAFNDLIVPHTTSDSNRLYFLNQHLEGKPKSLIAGCMFMNASEGYVEAKRLLDKVYGDPYKVSMAYIVKLTKWPQVRGDNSESLQEYALYLVKCNHTMQSLSNMQVLNDSPNLQRYTRKCQLCSGHHDLEECPQFLHRSVDERREFVKDYRLCFSCLGNNHTSKRCLNRRQCKTCNKRHATTLHIENFRMLDSNSAIVSQAIAQSESTGQGCAKGQDGTQGEGCAKGQDGTQGEGRTPGQGNAQTLSNVRSSACTISDTVL, translated from the exons ATGGCACCTGCCCCAGAGTCATTCTACCAAAGTCAGCAACAGTTAGCAGCGGCTATGATGCTGCCTCATGCTGAAGTGACCAAGTTTTGTGGTGATCTTCTTGAATTTGCATCATTCATGTTGGCATTTAATGACCTCATCGTGCCACACACCACATCAGACTCCAACAGGCTGTATTTCTTAAATCAGCATCTAGAAGGAAAGCCTAAGTCACTCATAGCTGGGTGCATGTTTATGAATGCATCTGAAGGATACGTTGAAGCAAAAAGACTTCTGGACAAAGTGTATGGAGATCCATACAAGGTTTCCATGGCATACATAGTCAAGCTAACCAAGTGGCCACAAGTGAGAGGTGATAACAGTGAATCTTTGCAGGAATATGCATTATATCTTGTGAAATGTAATCATACCATGCAGTCATTATCAAACATGCAGGTTTTGAATGATTCGCCAAACCTTCAGAGG TATACTAGGAAATGCCAACTCTGTAGTGGTCATCATGACCTTGAGGAGTGCCCTCAATTTCTGCACAGGAGTGTGGATGAAAGACGAGAATTTGTTAAAGACTACCGTCTTTGCTTCAGTTGTTTGGGCAATAACCACACTTCAAAAAGGTGTCTCAATCGACGGCAGTGCAAGACATGTAATAAAAGGCATGCTACCACTCTGCACATTGAGAATTTTAGGATGCTTGACAGCAACAGTGCAATTGTGTCACAAGCTATTGCACAGTCTGAAAGTACAGGTCAAGGTTGTGCTAAGGGTCAAGATGGTACTCAAGGTGAAGGTTGTGCTAAGGGTCAAGATGGTACTCAAGGTGAAGGTCGCACTCCAGGTCAAGGTAATGCTCAGACTCTAAGTAATGTGAGGTCTTCTGCATGTACAATTTCTGATACAGTGTTGTAA
- the LOC137623571 gene encoding uncharacterized protein, which yields MHGTDTVKTFVNGLVVADIHGNNDVVLPKVFTQKDIPVNHDQIPRYEVLKDWPHLSSVINKIPVYQPELDIGILIGNNCPTALQPLEVVPTSGYGPFAVRYLHGWTVNGPVHVKVSSNGVSCHRLLVSDDQHVTDCITVESIRKYFELDFSERDLGSVPDERGLSFEDTRFVKRCQDDIEFRDGHFQLPMPFRDRNVNLPRIKKQAVSRAKWQRRKMKNSEDYRQQYTAFMDKLFEKGYAYKIPDDEVNKIPVWYLPHDAVFLPKKGKIRVVFYCSAKFEGVSLNDVLLQGPNLTNSLTGVLIRFRQEVYAFIGDIEAMFFQIKIPPENQDYVRFLWWPNGDINRPLEEFRMAVHIFRAISSPSIANTALKATADKADEKYDSTVGNTIRPNFYVDDCLKSCADVPTPVKLVKDLVSATGEGGFRLTKFVSNSSDVLKPLPSEDCSVESDKFNLDMENLMTRALGMLWDLKEDSFKFSFELKDNPFTKRGLLSTISSLYDPLGLLSPIILPAKKLLQELCQVESLDWDERIPDEPAERWEHWIQGLHLLEQLSIPRCFKSSGFGNVTSSSLVLFSDASTVGYGVAAYLVLHDGNQVQSNLVMGKSRVSPKKVVTIPSNTERFPVSVANRVRVIRDYSQPEQRRYVNSSDNPADVASRSISVHQFLQYEEWFHGPSFISSDYLPSQEKLKEPALSQKMADLPADRLETSPPFSNVGIDLFGPYYIKEGRKELKRLASCNFTIAVGCWSRPDSLSYLGWRQGYCHLLALTATKMAAGNHGRSSAADIAGG from the exons ATGCATGGGACTGATACGGTTAAAACCTTTGTGAATGgtcttgttgttgctgatatacatggtaataatgatgttgtattaccaaaggtattcacacaaaaggatattcctgttaatcatgatcaaattccaaggtatgaagtgttaaaggattggcctcatttatcaagtgttattaataagATTCCAGTGTATCAGCCAGAGTTAGACATAGGAATTTTGATAGGTAATAACTGTCCAACAGCTTTACAACCTTTAGAGGTTGTACCCACTTCAGGTTATGGCCCCTTTGCAGTAAGATATTTGCATGGATGGACAGTTAATGGGCCTGTACATGTTAAGGTTAGTTCAAATGGGGTTTCATGTCACAGGTTACTTGTATCTGATGATCAACATGTTACTGACTGTATTACTGTTGAAAGTATTAGGAAGTACTTTGAGTTAGATTTTTCAGAAAGGGATCTTGGGTCAGTTCCTGATGAGCGTGGCTTATCTTTTGAGGACACCAGATTTGTGAAAAGGTGCCAGGATGACATTGAATTTAGAGATGGTCACTTTCAGCTACCCATGCCTTTCAGAGATCGCAATGTGAATCTTCCTAGAATTAAGAAGCAGGCTGTTAGCAGAGCTAAGTGgcaaaggaggaagatgaagaatagtgaagattacagacagcAGTACACAGCATTCATGGACAAGTTGTTTGAAAAAGGCTATGCTTACAAGATCCCAGATGATGAGGTCAATAAGATTCCTGTTTGGTATCTTCCTCATGACGCAGTTTTTCTTCCCAAGAAAGGGAAGATTAGGGTTGTTTTTTACTGTAGTGCCAAGTTTGAAGGTGTGTCATTAAATGATGTTCTGCTACAGGGTCCAAACCTCACCAATTCATTGACGGGAGTACTCATTAGATTCCGGCAGGAGGTTTATGCATTCATTGGAGATATTGAAGCTATGTTCTTTCAAATAAAGATTCCACCTGAGAATCAGGACTATGTTAGattcttgtggtggcctaatggtgacATCAATCGACCTCTTGAAGAATTCCGAATGGCTGTTCACATTTTCAGAGCAATCTCATCACCGAGTATTGCAAATACTGCATTGAAGGCCACAGCAGACAAAGCAGATGAGAAGTATGATTCAACTGTTGGCAACACCATAAGGCCCAATTTCTATGTTGACGACTGTTTGAAGTCATGTGCTGATGTTCCTACACCAGTGAAGTTGGTGAAGGATTTGGTATCTGCAACAGGTGAAGGAGGATTTAGGTTAACTAAATTTGTCAGCAATTCAAGTGATGTACTTAAACCTTTGCCTTCTGAAGATTGTTCGGTTGAAAGTGACAAGTTTAATCTTGACATGGAGAATTTAATGACAAGAGCCTTAGGAATGTTATGGGACCTTAAAGAAGACTCATTCAAGTTCTCATTTGAGCTCAAGGATAATCCATTCACCAAAAGAGGATTGTTATCAACTATCTCATCATTATATGATCCCCTTGGGTTGCTCTCTCCAATCATCTTACCGGCCAAGAAACTGTTACAAGAATTGTGTCAAGTTGAGAGTTTGGACTGGGATGAGAGGATTCCAGATGAGCCAGCTGAAAGGTGGGAACATTGGATACAAGGTCTTCATTTACTGGAGCAGCTTTCAATACCAAGATGCTTCAAGTCAAGTGGGTTTGGTAATGTGACAAGTTCAAGTCTTGTATTATTCAGCGATGCAAGTACAGTTGGTTATGGTGTTGCAGCATACCTTGTTCTTCACGATGGAAACCAAGTTCAGTCAAATCTTGTCATGGGAAAATCAAGAGTGTCTCCCAAAAAGGTGGTGACTATACCTAG CAACACTGAAAGGTTCCCTGTTTCTGTAGCCAACAGAGTCAGGGTTATAAGGGACTACTCCCAGCCTGAGCAAAGGAGATATGTAAACTCCAGTGATAACCCTGCTGATGTGGCATCAAGAAGTATTAGTGTAcatcagtttttgcagtatgaggaatggtttcatggcccatcatttatttcatctgattatttgccttcacagga GAAGTTGAAAGAACCAGCTTTGAGTCAAAAGATGGCTGATCTTCCAGCAGACAGATTGGAAACTTCACCACCATTCAGTAATGttggtattgacctctttggaccctattacatcaaggaaggaagaaaggagttaaagag gctgGCATCCTGCAACTTTACCATTGCGGTAGGGTgctggagccggccagactccctctcctatcttggctgGCGGCAGGGCTACTGCCACCTCCTGGCCTTgacggcaaccaagatggctgccggcaatCATGGACGGTCGtcagctgccgacattgccggcggctga